A genomic stretch from Lathyrus oleraceus cultivar Zhongwan6 chromosome 2, CAAS_Psat_ZW6_1.0, whole genome shotgun sequence includes:
- the LOC127121820 gene encoding ATP-dependent DNA helicase RRM3-like: MEAVNNQQGGVFFLYGYGGTGKTYMWRTLASYIRSKKQICLTVASSGIASLLLPGGRTAHSMFKIPIPTMESSTCNIDKGSDRAELLKMAKLIIWDEAPMTHRFCFETFDKTLKDIMGRSNCSDKLFGGKVIVFGGDFRQILPVVPRGSRSDIIHSTINSSYIWDHCVVLKLTKNMRLQQAGNTSSTSELELFSNWILKVGDGKLEEPNDGYTDIPIPNDFLISNYDDPLEAIVSETYPNFLNNYKNPEFLQSKAILAGTIETVDIINQYVLGFIPGEEKEYLSSDSVDTFDGEGNEAFDVLTPEFLNTLTTSGLPNHKIKLKIGTPIMLLRNIDQPEGLCNGTRLIVTRLANHVIEAKIISGKNIGGVIYIPRMDMTPTQSSWPFKMTRRQFPITICYAMTINKSQGQSLDYVGLYLPRSVFSHGQLYIAISRVKSKKGLKILIHDKDNHPLNSTTNVVFKEVFENL; encoded by the exons ATGGAAGCAGTAAACAATCAACAAGGAGGCGTATTTTTTTTGTATGGATACGGTGGCACAGGGAAAACCTACATGTGGAGAACTCTAGCTTCCTACATAAGATCAAAGAAACAAATTTGTTTAACTGTTGCTTCATCGGGCATAGCTTCACTACTACTTCCAGGAGGTCGAACGGCTCATTCAATGTTCAAGATTCCAATACCTACAATGGAGTCTTCTACATGTAATATCGACAAAGGTAGTGATCGTGCAGAGCTACTAAAAATGGCAAAGTTGATAATTTGGGATGAAGCTCCAATGACACACAGATTTTGTTTTGAAACGTttgataaaacccttaaagaCATAATGGGGCGTTCCAATTGTTCTGACAAATTATTCGGAGGGAAAGTAATTGTATTTGGTGGAGATTTTCGGCAAATATTACCAGTTGTACCAAGGGGCAGCCGTTCAGATATAATACATTCTACAATAAATTCATCATACATATGGGATCATTGTGTTGTGCTGAAGCTTACAAAGAACATGCGACTCCAACAAGCCGGCAATACTTCAAGTACATCTGAATTAGAATTGTTTTCTAATTGGATATTAAAAGTTGGCGATGGGAAATTGGAAGAACCTAACGATGGTTACACGGATATTCCTATTCCAAATGATTTCTTAATTTCTAACTATGATGATCCACTAGAAGCCATTGTTAGTGAAACATATCCGAATTTTCTTAACAATTACAAGAATCCAGAATTTTTGCAATCAAAAGCTATATTGGCAGGAACAATTGAAACGGTTGACATCATAAATCAATACGTTTTGGGATTCATACCAG GTGAAGAAAAGGAATATTTAAGTTCAGATTCTGTAGACACTTTTGACGGTGAAGGAAATGAAGCTTTTGATGTTTTGACCCCGGAATTTTTGAATACACTTACAACTTCCGGTCTACCTAACCACAAGATTAAATTGAAGATTGGGACCCCTATTATGTTGCTTCGAAACATTGATCAACCTGAAGGTCTCTGCAATGGAACAAGGCTTATAGTTACAAGATTGGCAAACCACGTTATCGAGGCAAAGATTATATCTGGAAAGAATATTGGAGGGGTTATCTATATTCCAAGAATGGATATGACTCCAACACAATCTTCGTGGCCATTCAAAATGACTAGAAGGCAATTTCCCATAACTATATGTTATGCTATGACAATTAACAAATCTCAAGGTCAGTCATTGGATTATGTTGGATTGTATTTGCCTAGAAGTGTATTTAGTCATGGTCAACTATATATTGCAATATCAAGGGTCAAAAGCAAAAAAGGGCTTAAGATATTAATCCATGACAAGGATAACCATCCATTGAATTCTACAACAAACGTCGTGttcaaagaagtttttgaaaacttATAG